One genomic region from Bufo bufo chromosome 3, aBufBuf1.1, whole genome shotgun sequence encodes:
- the IRS2 gene encoding insulin receptor substrate 2: MASPPVPGQPVLPAAGSNLNHNNNNNSSYVKKCGYLRKQKHGHKRFFVLKEPGDGCPAARLEYYESEKKWRSKSAAPKRVISLDNCLNINKRADAKNKYLIALYTRDEYFAVAAENEQEQESWYRALTELLGTGRGERDRNGCVVSGGCCCSGSTSCSANCSSHLTLSEDPNYGLITPANAAYREIWQVNLKPRGLGQIKSLTGVHRLCLSARSISFVRLNSEAPSVTLQLMNIRRCGHSDNYFFVEVGRSASTGPGEIWMQVEDNVVAQSIHETILEAMKAMKELAEFRPRSKSQSSSSNPITVPGRRHHSRLPPSQTGLSRRTRTDFPPSSSSVPINQSSRLRTASEGDNLSHSTVISSPLSPSILRAPLSRSHTVSLGGRNGKLFPAPGPLQHSRSMSMPVPQSPPSAASPISLSSGSSGHESASDPLIPQRPSSCNASASGSPSDTGFLSLDEYSSSPGELARAYLSCRSGTPDSVSGTPPHSGDMNGYMSMDKPFPSGCACLARRLESSVLEKCHRKRTYSLTTPGRQKVTTPQLSSASLDESTLIRATFKGSPSLLSSSPKTCHPYPEDYADVEIGRNEDDGYMPMSHGTATVSSSTDYVPMSPASVSAPQQILHPRYSTESSAGSQENSPDGYMPMWCGPKARPVPVHHRVSPAESLSFTPPDYFFMQPKNNCSCQNNTMPYQTISRADAEPYVMMKSPASSSPHGRAARPSRLALRTLPSMSEHPPEPPSPPGGEYIHIYFGETRSQDNLPLPPPPALSDSTPLSAAGSPSSSSSGSEPQQSPISDYMNLDFGPLSPKSKVSPNLCPNSDYTEMSPRKSPTQSSVPVSSTDNQTLPIEGTVSGVQHLTLLMDQINGGFNLHSPPPDPNRGAKVIRADSQGGRRRHSSETFSSTTQVTPVSPSFAHSPKRHSSASVENVSLRPGETLETGECGSPMCRETSAGFQNGLNYIAIELSPEDRNLLLLTQASSRGHLPALGLASMDIGSYPSIDFLGHRMKGATTVRE, from the coding sequence ATGGCCAGCCCTCCTGTTCCCGGACAGCCAGTTCTGCCCGCTGCTGGCTCTAACCTCAACCACAATAACAACAACAACAGCAGCTATGTAAAGAAGTGTGGCTATCTACGCAAGCAGAAGCATGGCCACAAGCGCTTTTTTGTGCTCAAAGAGCCTGGAGATGGGTGCCCAGCTGCCAGGCTTGAATACTACGAGAGCGAGAAGAAGTGGAGGAGCAAGTCTGCAGCACCCAAAAGGGTAATTTCTCTGGACAATTGTCTTAATATTAACAAAAGGGCAGATGCGAAAAACAAATACCTGATTGCCCTTTACACTCGGGATGAGTATTTTGCAGTGGCGGCAGAGAACGAGCAGGAGCAGGAAAGCTGGTATCGGGCTCTCACAGAGCTGCTTGGCACCGGCAGAGGAGAGCGAGACAGAAATGGCTGTGTAGTTAGCGGAGGATGCTGCTGTTCAGGAAGCACCAGCTGCAGTGCAAACTGCAGCAGCCACCTGACACTGAGTGAGGACCCAAACTATGGACTGATAACACCAGCCAATGCAGCTTACAGAGAGATTTGGCAAGTAAACTTGAAGCCCAGAGGTTTGGGCCAGATTAAAAGTCTGACTGGTGTGCATCGACTTTGCCTGTCTGCAAGAAGCATCAGTTTTGTGCGGCTGAATAGTGAGGCACCCTCGGTCACCCTACAGTTGATGAATATCCGACGTTGTGGTCACTCTGACAACTACTTCTTTGTAGAGGTTGGTCGTTCTGCTTCCACTGGACCAGGGGAGATCTGGATGCAAGTTGAGGACAACGTGGTTGCCCAGAGCATTCATGAGACTATTTTGGAAGCTATGAAGGCCATGAAGGAGTTGGCTGAATTTAGGCCTCGTAGTAAAAGCCAGTCTTCTAGTTCTAACCCTATTACAGTTCCAGGGAGACGTCATCATTCTCGGTTGCCTCCAAGCCAGACAGGACTGTCCAGAAGGACCCGTACAGATTTTCCTCCCTCTTCTTCTAGTGTTCCTATAAATCAATCTTCCCGCCTCCGCACTGCTAGTGAAGGTGATAACTTAAGCCACAGCACAGTCATAAGTAGTCCCTTAAGTCCTAGTATTCTCCGAGCACCACTAAGCCGTTCTCATACAGTAAGCTTGGGTGGTCGCAATGGAAAATTGTTTCCAGCACCAGGACCCCTGCAACACAGTAGGTCCATGTCCATGCCAGTTCCCCAGTCTCCACCATCAGCTGCAAGTCCAATTAGCTTGTCTTCTGGAAGTAGTGGTCATGAGTCTGCCTCTGATCCTCTTATTCCTCAAAGACCTTCTAGTTGCAACGCTTCAGCTTCTGGGTCACCTAGTGACACAGGTTTCTTGTCCTTGGATGAATATAGCTCTAGTCCAGGAGAACTGGCACGTGCATATTTGAGCTGTAGGAGTGGAACTCCAGATTCTGTGTCAGGTACTCCACCCCACTCAGGGGACATGAATGGATACATGTCCATGGATAAACCATTTCCAAGTGGCTGTGCATGTCTTGCTCGGCGATTAGAAAGTTCAGTACTTGAAAAATGCCACCGAAAGAGAACATACTCCTTAACAACCCCAGGAAGACAAAAAGTTACAACTCCTCAACTATCCTCTGCTTCCCTTGATGAGTCTACTCTGATTCGTGCCACATTTAAGGGAAGTCCTAGTCTTTTGTCTTCATCTCCCAAAACATGCCATCCTTATCCAGAGGACTATGCAGATGTGGAGATCGGACGTAATGAAGATGATGGGTACATGCCAATGAGTCATGGGACAGCTACTGTTTCTTCTTCCACAGATTATGTTCCCATGAGCCCAGCTAGTGTGTCTGCACCTCAGCAAATTCTTCACCCACGTTACTCCACAGAGTCCTCTGCAGGGTCTCAGGAGAACTCACCAGACGGTTATATGCCTATGTGGTGTGGTCCAAAAGCACGACCAGTACCTGTGCACCATCGAGTTTCACCTGCAGAGTCGCTATCATTTACTCCCCCTGATTATTTCTTCATGCAGCCTAAAAATAATTGTTCCTGTCAAAATAACACAATGCCATATCAGACTATCAGTCGTGCAGATGCAGAACCATATGTGATGATGAAGTCCCCGGCTTCCTCTTCACCACATGGTCGAGCAGCTCGACCATCCCGACTTGCCTTGCGCACTCTTCCCAGTATGAGTGAGCATCCTCCAGAACCACCTAGCCCACCTGGAGGGGAATATATTCATATATACTTTGGAGAGACAAGGTCCCAAGATAATCTGCCTTTGCCTCCCCCACCTGCTCTTTCAGATTCTACacctctgtctgctgctggaagtccATCATCATCTTCGTCTGGGTCAGAGCCTCAGCAATCTCCAATTTCAGACTACATGAATTTGGATTTTGGCCCTCTATCTCCAAAGTCAAAAGTCTCACCAAACTTATGTCCAAACTCTGACTACACGGAAATGAGTCCAAGGAAGTCTCCAACACAATCATCTGTTCCTGTGTCTTCAACAGATAATCAAACATTACCTATAGAAGGCACAGTGTCTGGTGTGCAGCACCTTACTTTGCTCATGGACCAGATAAATGGGGGCTTTAATCTACACAGTCCTCCACCAGATCCTAACAGGGGCGCAAAGGTTATTAGGGCAGACTCACAAGGTGGCCGCCGTCGTCACAGCTCAGAGACCTTCTCTTCTACTACACAAGTGACTCCTGTTTCTCCTTCCTTTGCACATAGTCCGAAGAGACACAGCTCAGCCTCGGTGGAGAATGTGTCCCTAAGACCAGGAGAAACATTAGAGACTGGTGAATGTGGCAGTCCGATGTGCAGGGAAACCTCAGCTGGATTTCAGAACGGACTGAACTACATTGCCATTGAGCTGTCGCCTGAAGATCGAAACTTATTGCTGCTAACACAAGCCTCTTCCAGGGG